The following proteins come from a genomic window of Sardina pilchardus chromosome 1, fSarPil1.1, whole genome shotgun sequence:
- the LOC134079879 gene encoding retinal rod rhodopsin-sensitive cGMP 3',5'-cyclic phosphodiesterase subunit gamma-like yields MGDAEGGKKGPPKFKQRAARVFKSKAPKPGQKGFGDDIPGMEGLGTDFTVVCPWEAFGDMELSDLAKYGIV; encoded by the exons ATGGGTGATGCagaaggagggaagaagggacCCCCCAAATTCAAGCAGAGGGCAGCCCGCGTCTTCAAGAGCAAGGCCCCCAAGCCTGGCCAGAAGGG ATTTGGAGATGACATCCCAGGAATGGAGGGACTTGGAACAG actTCACAGTGGTCTGCCCATGGGAGGCGTTTGGCGACATGGAGCTCAGTGACCTGGCTAAATACGGAATTGTGTag